In Nocardioides marinus, one DNA window encodes the following:
- the hpt gene encoding hypoxanthine phosphoribosyltransferase yields the protein MDSAHVENDLVNVLFTEAQIQQRLQEMAQEIERDYEGEELLIVGILRGAVMVMADLARSFSRHIEMDWMAVSSYGSGTKSSGVVRILKDLDTDISGRHVVIVDEIIDTGLTLSWLTSNLTSRNPASVQIATLLRKPEALQMPVDVKYVGWDIPNEFVVGYGLDYREKYRNLRDIGTLAPHVYS from the coding sequence ATGGACTCTGCCCACGTGGAGAACGACCTCGTCAACGTGCTGTTCACCGAGGCCCAGATCCAGCAGCGACTGCAGGAGATGGCCCAGGAGATCGAGCGGGACTACGAGGGCGAGGAGCTGCTCATCGTCGGCATCCTGCGCGGCGCCGTCATGGTGATGGCCGACCTGGCCCGCTCCTTCTCGCGCCACATCGAGATGGACTGGATGGCGGTCAGCTCCTACGGCTCGGGCACCAAGTCCAGCGGCGTCGTGCGCATCCTCAAGGACCTCGACACCGACATCTCCGGGCGCCACGTCGTCATCGTCGACGAGATCATCGACACCGGCCTGACGCTGTCGTGGCTGACCTCCAACCTCACCAGCCGCAACCCCGCGAGCGTCCAGATCGCCACCCTGCTGCGCAAGCCCGAGGCGCTGCAGATGCCCGTCGACGTCAAGTACGTCGGCTGGGACATCCCCAACGAGTTCGTCGTCGGCTACGGGCTGGACTACCGCGAGAAGTACCGCAACCTGCGTGACATCGGCACCCTCGCCCCGCACGTCTACAGCTGA
- the folB gene encoding dihydroneopterin aldolase produces the protein MVDELSVSGIECWGHHGVFEQEKREGQPFVIDLVLGLDTRPAAASDDLRDTVDYGSLVAQVKAAVERDPVDLIETLIHRISEVCLLDSRVEWARVTVHKPNAPIDATFTDVTLTTTRTREDLS, from the coding sequence ATGGTCGACGAGCTCAGCGTCAGCGGCATCGAGTGCTGGGGCCACCACGGCGTGTTCGAGCAGGAGAAGCGCGAGGGCCAGCCCTTCGTGATCGACCTCGTGCTCGGCCTCGACACCCGCCCGGCAGCGGCCTCCGACGACTTGCGCGACACCGTCGACTACGGAAGTCTCGTGGCGCAGGTGAAGGCCGCCGTCGAGCGCGATCCGGTCGACCTGATCGAGACCCTCATCCACCGCATCTCGGAGGTCTGCCTCTTGGACTCCCGGGTTGAATGGGCGAGGGTGACGGTCCACAAGCCGAATGCCCCCATCGACGCGACGTTCACCGACGTCACGCTGACGACGACCAGGACACGCGAGGACCTTTCGTGA
- the ftsH gene encoding ATP-dependent zinc metalloprotease FtsH produces the protein MKRIGKSPWLWIVVAVVGVVLVLQFLAPSGDGDEITSSEMTAHIAAGEVKTITFVDGDQEIRATLDEGVRDDGAEVMTYWIGGTQSRLYSLAQQQVENGEIEELTTEISRPSVLGSFLISFLPLIIIFIVFLWLLNNMQGGGGRGVMQFAKSKAKLISKDMPKTTFADVAGCDEAIEELGEIKEFLQEPAKFQAVGAKIPKGVLLYGSPGTGKTLLARAVAGEAGVPFYSISGSDFVEMFVGVGASRVRDLFEQAKENAPAIVFIDEIDAVGRHRGTGMGGGHDEREQTLNQLLVEMDGFDVRGGVILIAATNRPDVLDPALLRPGRFDRQIQVDAPDLAGREQILKVHSRGKPIATDVNLISVARRTPGFSGADLANVLNEAALLTARANGKLITNEALDEAIDRVIAGPQRRTRLMSEHEKLITAYHEGGHALVAAALPGNDPVHKITILPRGRALGYTMVLPDSDKYSQPRSQMLDQLAYMLGGRAAEEMIFHDPTTGAGNDIEKATNLARAMVTQYGMTERLGAIKLGESGSQPFLGRDLGHSRDYSESVAAIVDEEVKNLLATAHQEAFDILEENRDVLDALVLELLDKETLDKEQIARIFEALRMRPARPAWTGSETRRPSAMPPVEIPQEIRDRAKVNGAPAAPEATEPGAVVTPPGAGGDVHGGPATPGDGPTPPTPPAPPGPGAP, from the coding sequence GTGAAGCGCATAGGCAAGAGTCCCTGGCTGTGGATCGTCGTGGCCGTGGTCGGCGTCGTCCTCGTCCTGCAGTTCCTGGCCCCCAGCGGCGACGGGGACGAGATCACCTCCTCGGAGATGACCGCCCACATCGCCGCCGGCGAGGTCAAGACGATCACGTTCGTCGACGGTGACCAGGAGATCCGCGCGACCCTCGACGAGGGGGTGCGCGACGACGGCGCCGAGGTCATGACCTACTGGATCGGCGGCACCCAGTCGCGGCTCTACAGCCTGGCCCAGCAGCAGGTCGAGAACGGCGAGATCGAGGAGCTCACCACCGAGATCTCCCGACCCAGCGTGCTCGGCTCGTTCCTCATCTCGTTCCTGCCGCTGATCATCATCTTCATCGTCTTCTTGTGGCTGCTCAACAACATGCAGGGCGGCGGCGGACGCGGCGTCATGCAGTTCGCCAAGTCCAAGGCGAAGCTGATCTCCAAGGACATGCCGAAGACGACCTTCGCCGACGTCGCCGGGTGTGACGAGGCGATCGAGGAGCTCGGCGAGATCAAGGAGTTCCTCCAGGAGCCGGCCAAGTTCCAGGCCGTGGGCGCCAAGATCCCCAAGGGCGTGCTGCTCTACGGCTCCCCGGGCACCGGCAAGACGCTGCTGGCCCGCGCGGTCGCCGGCGAGGCGGGCGTGCCGTTCTACTCCATCTCCGGCTCCGACTTCGTCGAGATGTTCGTCGGCGTCGGCGCCTCCCGCGTCCGCGACCTGTTCGAGCAGGCCAAGGAGAACGCCCCCGCGATCGTCTTCATCGACGAGATCGACGCCGTCGGTCGCCACCGCGGCACCGGCATGGGCGGCGGCCACGACGAGCGCGAGCAGACCCTCAACCAGCTGCTCGTCGAGATGGACGGCTTCGACGTACGCGGCGGGGTCATCCTCATCGCGGCCACCAACCGTCCCGACGTGCTCGACCCCGCGCTGCTGCGCCCGGGCCGCTTCGACCGCCAGATCCAGGTCGACGCCCCCGACCTGGCCGGCCGCGAGCAGATCCTCAAGGTCCACTCGCGCGGCAAGCCGATCGCCACCGACGTCAACCTGATCAGCGTCGCGCGCCGGACCCCCGGCTTCTCCGGCGCCGACCTGGCCAACGTGCTCAACGAGGCCGCGCTGCTCACCGCCCGCGCCAACGGCAAGCTCATCACCAACGAGGCGCTGGACGAGGCCATCGACCGCGTCATCGCCGGCCCGCAGCGGCGTACCCGCCTGATGAGCGAGCACGAGAAGCTCATCACCGCCTACCACGAGGGCGGCCACGCCCTCGTCGCCGCGGCGCTCCCGGGCAACGACCCGGTCCACAAGATCACGATCCTGCCCCGCGGCCGGGCGCTCGGCTACACGATGGTGCTGCCCGACTCCGACAAGTACTCCCAGCCGCGCAGCCAGATGCTCGACCAGCTGGCCTACATGCTCGGCGGCCGGGCGGCGGAGGAGATGATCTTCCACGACCCCACCACCGGCGCCGGCAACGACATCGAGAAGGCCACCAACCTGGCCCGCGCGATGGTCACGCAGTACGGCATGACCGAGCGGCTCGGGGCCATCAAGCTCGGCGAGTCCGGCTCCCAGCCGTTCCTGGGCCGCGACCTCGGTCACTCCCGCGACTACTCCGAGTCCGTCGCCGCGATCGTCGACGAGGAGGTCAAGAACCTCCTGGCCACCGCCCACCAGGAGGCCTTCGACATCCTCGAGGAGAACCGCGACGTCCTCGACGCCCTGGTGCTGGAGCTCCTCGACAAGGAGACCCTCGACAAGGAGCAGATCGCGCGCATCTTCGAGGCGCTGCGGATGCGCCCGGCCCGCCCCGCGTGGACCGGCTCGGAGACCCGCCGTCCTTCGGCCATGCCGCCGGTCGAGATCCCCCAGGAGATCCGTGACCGGGCCAAGGTCAACGGTGCCCCCGCGGCGCCCGAGGCCACCGAGCCCGGTGCGGTCGTCACGCCCCCGGGTGCGGGCGGCGACGTGCACGGCGGCCCGGCCACCCCGGGCGACGGCCCGACCCCGCCCACCCCGCCGGCCCCGCCCGGCCCGGGCGCCCCCTGA
- a CDS encoding ABC transporter permease — protein sequence MTLLVQVSAAAAADAGDPRCYSRLVNEWFCWDYVRDYRPEIVDATVQHLALTVASVTFGLLLAFPLALLARRLPRLEGTVLGVSTGLYTVPSIALFPLLVPFTGLSATTVVIGLGLYALTILVRALLEGLRAVPEEAREAARGLGYGEGRLLLRVELPLAVPVLVAGLRVATVSTVALTTVGSLVSYGGLGNLIRDGVQGNFRAELLTAAILCVVLAVLLDALLVLARRLLTPWQRGVAA from the coding sequence GTGACCCTACTGGTGCAGGTGTCCGCCGCCGCGGCAGCAGATGCGGGCGACCCACGCTGCTACAGCCGGCTGGTCAACGAGTGGTTCTGCTGGGACTACGTGCGCGACTACCGCCCCGAGATCGTCGACGCCACGGTGCAGCACCTCGCGCTCACGGTGGCCTCGGTGACCTTCGGCCTGCTGCTGGCCTTCCCCCTGGCGCTGCTCGCGCGCCGGCTCCCGCGCCTGGAGGGCACGGTCCTCGGCGTCAGCACCGGCCTCTACACCGTGCCGTCGATCGCGCTGTTCCCCCTGCTCGTGCCCTTCACCGGCCTGTCCGCGACCACGGTCGTGATCGGCCTGGGCCTCTACGCCCTCACCATCTTGGTCCGCGCCCTCCTGGAGGGCCTGCGAGCGGTGCCCGAGGAGGCGCGCGAGGCCGCCCGCGGCCTGGGGTACGGCGAGGGCCGGCTGCTGCTGAGGGTCGAGCTGCCCCTGGCGGTGCCCGTCCTGGTCGCCGGCCTGCGCGTGGCGACCGTCTCGACCGTGGCGCTGACCACCGTCGGCAGCCTGGTCTCCTACGGCGGTCTCGGGAACCTCATCCGTGACGGCGTGCAGGGCAACTTCCGCGCCGAGCTGCTCACCGCCGCGATCCTGTGCGTCGTGCTGGCCGTGCTCCTCGACGCGCTGCTGGTGCTGGCCCGCCGGCTGCTGACCCCCTGGCAGCGGGGGGTGGCCGCATGA
- a CDS encoding ABC transporter substrate-binding protein — MTLRRSLRRTSASVLAVGALLLASACAGDDLASDSGDDTPAASSGGPVTIASQSFPEAALMASMYELLLADAGYDPTVKLVDARDAYMKDFPGAVDVVPEYVGGIVNFLNSIENGDDAEPFETGDGQQLAEDGADLLDAAGITLLEVSEATDTNAFFVTQERAEEEGWSTLSDLEGESMVLAAAPDCEGRLDCEGGLSDAYGIDITKVLPLGYASDQTYQSVLDGESDLGETSTTDGTLDSLGLVVLEDDQQIQPAQNLVPAVSTEFLDEHPDLADLLEPLMAALTTEKLTELNGRITVDREKTEDVARDFLESEGLL, encoded by the coding sequence ATGACCCTGCGACGCTCCCTCCGACGTACCTCGGCCTCCGTCCTCGCCGTGGGCGCCCTGCTCCTCGCCTCGGCCTGCGCGGGCGACGACCTCGCCTCCGACAGCGGCGACGACACCCCCGCCGCCAGCTCCGGCGGGCCGGTCACGATCGCCTCCCAGTCCTTCCCCGAGGCCGCGCTGATGGCCTCGATGTACGAGCTGCTCCTCGCCGACGCCGGCTACGACCCCACGGTCAAGCTGGTCGACGCCCGCGACGCCTACATGAAGGACTTCCCCGGCGCGGTCGACGTCGTCCCGGAGTACGTCGGCGGCATCGTCAACTTCCTCAACTCCATCGAGAACGGCGACGACGCCGAGCCGTTCGAGACCGGTGACGGCCAGCAGCTCGCCGAGGACGGCGCCGACCTGCTCGACGCCGCGGGCATCACCTTGCTGGAGGTCTCCGAGGCCACCGACACCAACGCCTTCTTCGTCACCCAGGAGCGCGCCGAGGAGGAGGGGTGGAGCACCCTGTCCGACCTCGAGGGCGAGTCGATGGTGCTGGCCGCCGCCCCCGACTGCGAGGGTCGCCTGGACTGCGAGGGCGGGCTGAGCGACGCCTACGGCATCGACATCACCAAGGTCCTGCCGCTGGGCTACGCCTCCGACCAGACCTACCAGTCGGTGCTCGACGGCGAGTCCGACCTCGGCGAGACCTCCACCACCGACGGCACCCTGGACTCCCTCGGTCTCGTGGTCCTCGAGGACGACCAGCAGATCCAGCCCGCGCAGAACCTCGTGCCGGCGGTCTCCACCGAGTTCCTCGACGAGCACCCCGACCTCGCCGACCTCCTCGAGCCGCTGATGGCGGCGCTGACCACCGAGAAGCTCACCGAGCTCAACGGCCGCATCACCGTCGACCGCGAGAAGACCGAGGACGTCGCCCGCGACTTCCTGGAGTCCGAGGGGCTCCTCTGA
- the folP gene encoding dihydropteroate synthase: MPRPLVMGVVNVTPDSFSDGGRYVEPRAAVAHGLALLEAGADLLDVGGESTRPGATRPLVAEELARVVPVITELAAAGATVSVDTMRAEVARAALEAGARIVNDVSGGLADPDMLPTVAASEATYVAMHWRAHADRMADLADYPAGVLPTVRDELAGRVEAAVAAGVPLERLVLDPGLGFAKRPAHNWELLRGLGELASLGPRLLVGASRKSFLGSLLADEAGEPRPVDAREAAHLAVVVHCARAGVWAVRVHDVGSACDALAAWAALEDPTSGAGG; encoded by the coding sequence ATGCCCCGACCGCTGGTGATGGGCGTCGTCAACGTCACGCCCGACTCCTTCTCCGACGGCGGTCGGTACGTCGAGCCGCGGGCGGCCGTCGCGCACGGCCTGGCGCTGCTCGAGGCCGGGGCCGACCTCCTCGACGTGGGCGGCGAGTCCACGCGGCCGGGCGCCACCCGCCCCCTGGTGGCCGAGGAGCTGGCCCGGGTCGTCCCGGTGATCACCGAGCTGGCCGCCGCCGGCGCGACGGTCTCGGTCGACACGATGCGCGCCGAGGTGGCGCGGGCAGCCCTCGAGGCCGGCGCACGCATCGTCAACGACGTCTCCGGCGGCCTCGCCGACCCCGACATGCTCCCGACGGTCGCCGCCTCCGAGGCGACGTACGTCGCGATGCACTGGCGTGCGCACGCCGACCGGATGGCCGACCTGGCCGACTACCCCGCGGGCGTGCTGCCCACGGTGAGGGACGAGCTGGCCGGTCGGGTCGAGGCCGCGGTAGCGGCCGGCGTACCCCTCGAGCGCCTGGTGCTGGACCCCGGCCTCGGCTTCGCCAAGCGGCCCGCGCACAACTGGGAACTGCTGCGCGGCCTGGGGGAGCTGGCCTCGCTCGGGCCGCGCCTGCTGGTGGGCGCCAGCCGGAAGTCCTTCCTCGGGTCGCTGCTCGCCGACGAGGCGGGGGAGCCGCGGCCGGTCGACGCCCGGGAGGCGGCCCACCTGGCCGTCGTCGTGCACTGTGCCCGGGCCGGGGTGTGGGCCGTGCGGGTCCACGACGTAGGTTCGGCCTGCGACGCGCTGGCCGCCTGGGCCGCGCTGGAGGACCCGACGAGCGGTGCAGGAGGCTGA
- the folE gene encoding GTP cyclohydrolase I FolE: MTDTIAAPDRAPGDIPDFDHARAEAAIRELLAAIGEDPEREGLRDTPARVARAYAELTAGLRMTAEEVLTTTFDLGHDEMVLVRDIELWSMCEHHLVPFTGVAHVGYIPATSGKITGLSKLARLVDVYAKRPQVQERLTTQVADALMEILEARGVIVVIEAEHLCMTMRGVKKGGARTITSAVRGIMHNPATRSEAMSLIRGTR; encoded by the coding sequence ATGACCGACACCATCGCGGCCCCCGACCGCGCCCCGGGCGACATACCGGACTTCGACCACGCGCGCGCCGAGGCCGCGATCCGCGAGCTGCTCGCCGCGATCGGGGAGGACCCCGAGCGTGAGGGCCTGCGCGACACCCCGGCGCGGGTCGCCCGGGCGTACGCCGAGCTGACCGCCGGCCTGCGGATGACCGCGGAGGAGGTGCTCACCACCACCTTCGACCTCGGTCACGACGAGATGGTGCTGGTGCGCGACATCGAGCTGTGGTCGATGTGCGAGCACCACCTGGTGCCGTTCACCGGGGTCGCCCACGTGGGCTACATCCCGGCGACCTCCGGCAAGATCACCGGCCTGTCCAAGCTGGCGCGGCTGGTCGACGTCTACGCCAAGCGGCCGCAGGTGCAGGAGCGGCTGACGACCCAGGTCGCCGACGCGCTGATGGAGATCCTGGAGGCCCGCGGCGTCATCGTCGTGATCGAGGCCGAGCACCTGTGCATGACGATGCGGGGGGTCAAGAAGGGCGGCGCCCGCACCATCACCTCCGCCGTGCGCGGCATCATGCACAACCCCGCCACCCGCTCCGAGGCGATGTCGCTGATCCGCGGCACCCGCTAG
- a CDS encoding DUF3180 domain-containing protein — MSDERPPPPAGTIRPVSPVRLAVLGILGLVLGWLAHPLSVQAGGSAPVVAWPQPLLLGFVAVALGRFAWDTRVSVRDRARRLEPHRAVNRLAFGRAAAYVASVLGGGYAGYALSWVDSRAELALHRVVWSGSAAVAALAVVVCGVLLERACRVGLDDDEA; from the coding sequence GTGAGCGACGAGCGGCCACCGCCGCCCGCGGGCACGATCCGGCCGGTCTCGCCGGTCCGGCTGGCGGTCCTGGGGATCCTCGGGCTGGTCCTCGGCTGGCTCGCGCACCCGCTCTCGGTCCAGGCCGGGGGCTCCGCGCCGGTCGTCGCGTGGCCGCAGCCGCTGCTGCTGGGGTTCGTGGCGGTGGCGCTGGGGAGGTTCGCGTGGGACACCCGCGTCTCGGTCCGGGACCGGGCCCGACGGCTCGAGCCGCACCGGGCGGTCAACCGGCTCGCGTTCGGCCGGGCTGCGGCGTACGTCGCCAGCGTGCTGGGTGGCGGGTACGCCGGCTACGCGCTGAGCTGGGTCGACTCCCGAGCCGAGCTGGCCCTGCACCGGGTGGTGTGGTCGGGTTCCGCGGCGGTCGCGGCGCTGGCCGTGGTGGTGTGCGGCGTGCTCCTGGAGCGCGCGTGTCGCGTCGGTCTGGACGACGACGAGGCATAG
- a CDS encoding ABC transporter permease, with amino-acid sequence MRVLQDAWRYLVDPASWTGDGGMLELLGQQLLLTFGALVLALALGLPLALWLGHLGRGGFLAVNVSNIGRAIPTFALLALLVTADPWGWTGGHFPGTATLGPFGRGGAATLVALALFALPPIITNAYTAVREVPAEVRAAARGMGMSGTQVFRQAEWPLALPLVASGVRLALVQVWATATIAALVAGPGLGRVITDGFFRTQYGKGIAGAIVVALVALLLELAAAWVQRAVTPPGTPGARTGEDEVSPAAPTVDP; translated from the coding sequence ATGAGGGTCCTCCAGGACGCCTGGCGCTACCTCGTCGACCCGGCCAGCTGGACCGGCGACGGCGGGATGCTCGAGCTGCTGGGCCAGCAGCTGCTGCTGACCTTCGGCGCGCTCGTGCTGGCGCTGGCCCTCGGCTTGCCGCTGGCGCTGTGGCTGGGGCACCTCGGCCGCGGCGGCTTCCTCGCGGTCAACGTCTCCAACATCGGCCGCGCCATCCCGACCTTCGCCCTGCTCGCGCTGCTGGTCACCGCGGACCCGTGGGGCTGGACCGGCGGGCACTTCCCGGGCACCGCCACCCTCGGGCCGTTCGGCCGCGGCGGCGCCGCGACCCTGGTCGCGCTGGCGCTCTTCGCCCTGCCGCCGATCATCACCAACGCCTACACCGCCGTGCGCGAGGTGCCCGCGGAGGTGCGCGCGGCCGCGCGCGGGATGGGGATGAGCGGCACCCAGGTCTTCCGGCAGGCGGAGTGGCCGCTGGCCCTGCCGCTGGTCGCCTCCGGCGTACGCCTGGCGCTGGTGCAGGTGTGGGCGACCGCCACCATCGCCGCGCTGGTCGCGGGCCCCGGGCTGGGACGCGTGATCACCGACGGCTTCTTCCGCACCCAGTACGGCAAGGGGATCGCCGGCGCGATCGTGGTCGCCCTCGTCGCGCTGCTCCTCGAGCTCGCGGCCGCCTGGGTGCAGCGCGCGGTGACCCCACCCGGGACGCCCGGGGCGCGGACGGGTGAGGACGAGGTGTCCCCGGCGGCCCCTACGGTGGACCCATGA
- a CDS encoding ABC transporter ATP-binding protein, translating to MIRLSGVGKRYADGTVAVHDLDLEVGRGETLVLVGPSGCGKSTTLKMINRLIEPTTGTIEIDGRDVTGVDPVQLRRGIGYVIQQVGLFPHQKVVDNVMTVPVLVGTSRSQARSRAEELLAMVGLEPDVHGPRYPHQLSGGQRQRVGVARALAADPPLLLMDEPFGAVDPVVRVRLQEEFRELAQRLGTTVVMVTHDIDEAVRMGDRVAVFAEGGRLAQVGTPLDLLARPADDAVARFVGSETGLRRLSVVPLRREDLEPLDGVTGGQLGAAIDLDSTLEDALAAMLREDRAMIGVRDGVAFVGVLTPAGVHRALRAALAE from the coding sequence ATGATCCGGCTCTCGGGTGTCGGCAAGAGGTACGCCGACGGGACCGTCGCCGTCCACGACCTCGACCTGGAGGTCGGCCGGGGCGAGACGCTGGTGCTGGTCGGCCCGTCCGGGTGCGGCAAGTCGACGACGCTGAAGATGATCAACCGGCTCATCGAGCCGACGACCGGCACCATCGAGATCGACGGGCGCGACGTGACCGGTGTCGACCCGGTGCAGCTGCGCCGGGGCATCGGCTACGTCATCCAGCAGGTCGGGCTGTTCCCCCACCAGAAGGTCGTCGACAACGTGATGACCGTGCCGGTGCTGGTCGGGACGTCGCGCTCCCAGGCGCGGTCGCGGGCCGAGGAGCTGCTGGCGATGGTCGGGCTGGAGCCCGACGTGCACGGGCCGCGCTACCCCCACCAGCTCTCCGGTGGCCAGCGGCAGCGGGTCGGTGTGGCCCGGGCGCTGGCCGCGGACCCACCGCTGCTGCTGATGGACGAGCCGTTCGGGGCCGTGGACCCGGTGGTGCGGGTGCGGCTGCAGGAGGAGTTCCGCGAGCTCGCCCAGCGGCTCGGGACCACCGTCGTCATGGTCACCCACGACATCGACGAGGCGGTGCGGATGGGCGACCGGGTCGCCGTCTTCGCCGAGGGCGGCCGGTTGGCCCAGGTCGGGACCCCGCTGGACCTGCTGGCCCGCCCCGCGGACGACGCGGTCGCCCGCTTCGTCGGCTCCGAGACCGGGCTGCGCCGGCTCAGCGTCGTACCCCTGCGGCGCGAGGACCTCGAGCCGCTCGACGGCGTCACCGGCGGTCAGCTGGGCGCGGCCATCGACCTGGACTCCACGCTCGAGGACGCCCTGGCCGCCATGCTGCGCGAGGACCGCGCCATGATCGGCGTCCGCGACGGCGTCGCCTTCGTCGGCGTCCTCACCCCCGCCGGGGTGCACCGGGCGCTCAGGGCCGCGCTGGCGGAGTGA
- a CDS encoding GNAT family N-acetyltransferase, with protein sequence MIPEESRFESDPEELVSDPPLPDGWEIGTPDASDRFEVARLTHLLRAHERHGRGWAGASVDDVLVEVSEHGLRTRENVVVRDPEGQIQAWGSVHDRAGGRMLYVHIVSRELAPPIARKCSDVLFEWARGQARAVGAARGLDTQQIDTGAFEDDDRQHAWLDSAGFRKVRTWWQMSRPVEPEEIGLVPDPDEWEKKGARFRLVDREGQGLPDEADLRAVHDVLEAAFVDHFNSFEESYGEFLHRLREDPGHRWNHWWLVELVDDVPEGLEAPEGRHPAVGALIGTVSHNATGPDSSYVSYIGVVDGARGRGVAKGLLRTIVADAARRGRVSVGLEVDADSSTHAHKLYESMGWRTKYVTQSWHLDVPVD encoded by the coding sequence GTGATCCCCGAGGAGAGCCGTTTCGAGAGCGACCCGGAGGAGCTCGTCTCCGACCCGCCCCTGCCCGACGGCTGGGAGATCGGGACGCCTGACGCCTCCGACCGGTTCGAGGTCGCCCGCCTGACCCACCTGCTGCGCGCCCACGAACGGCACGGCCGCGGCTGGGCCGGGGCGTCGGTGGACGACGTGCTGGTCGAGGTCTCCGAGCACGGGCTGCGCACCCGCGAGAACGTCGTGGTCCGCGACCCCGAGGGCCAGATCCAGGCCTGGGGCAGCGTCCACGACCGCGCCGGCGGCCGGATGCTCTACGTCCACATCGTCTCCCGCGAGCTGGCCCCGCCGATCGCCCGCAAGTGCTCCGACGTGCTCTTCGAGTGGGCGCGCGGCCAGGCCCGCGCCGTGGGCGCCGCCCGCGGCCTGGACACCCAGCAGATCGACACCGGTGCCTTCGAGGACGACGACCGCCAGCACGCCTGGCTCGACAGCGCCGGGTTCCGCAAGGTTCGCACCTGGTGGCAGATGAGCCGCCCGGTCGAGCCGGAGGAGATCGGGCTGGTGCCCGACCCCGACGAGTGGGAGAAGAAGGGCGCCCGCTTCCGCCTGGTCGACCGCGAGGGGCAGGGGCTGCCCGACGAGGCCGACCTGCGCGCCGTGCACGACGTGCTGGAGGCCGCCTTCGTCGACCACTTCAACTCCTTCGAGGAGTCCTACGGCGAGTTCCTCCACCGCCTGCGCGAGGACCCGGGCCACCGCTGGAACCACTGGTGGCTCGTCGAGCTCGTCGACGACGTGCCGGAGGGGCTCGAGGCTCCCGAGGGCCGCCACCCCGCGGTCGGAGCCCTCATCGGCACCGTCTCGCACAACGCGACCGGGCCGGACTCCTCCTACGTCTCCTACATCGGCGTCGTCGACGGCGCCCGCGGCCGCGGCGTCGCCAAGGGGCTGCTGCGCACGATCGTCGCCGACGCCGCCCGGCGAGGGCGGGTCTCGGTCGGTCTCGAGGTCGACGCCGATTCCTCCACGCACGCCCACAAGCTCTACGAGTCGATGGGCTGGCGGACGAAGTACGTCACGCAGTCCTGGCACCTGGACGTTCCCGTCGACTGA
- the folK gene encoding 2-amino-4-hydroxy-6-hydroxymethyldihydropteridine diphosphokinase, whose amino-acid sequence MTETPNPHIIDADTLTGEMRPIRRAVLALGSNLGERLATLQGAVNAIADTPDVWVTGISPVYETEPVDAPAGSEPFLNAVVLIDTTLAANRLLDRAQAIEDAFDRERTDVRNAPRTLDVDLIVVGDRRSHEDHLQLPHPRAAERAFVLKPWFDLEPDASIPDFGPIADLLATVGVDGLTLREDLTLELE is encoded by the coding sequence GTGACCGAGACCCCCAACCCGCACATCATCGACGCCGACACGCTCACCGGCGAGATGCGCCCGATCCGGCGCGCGGTCCTGGCCCTGGGCTCCAACCTCGGCGAGCGGCTGGCCACCCTGCAGGGGGCCGTCAACGCGATCGCCGACACCCCCGACGTGTGGGTCACCGGCATCTCCCCGGTCTACGAGACCGAGCCCGTGGACGCCCCGGCCGGCTCCGAGCCCTTCCTCAACGCCGTGGTCCTCATCGACACCACGCTGGCGGCCAACCGGCTCCTGGACCGCGCCCAGGCGATCGAGGACGCCTTCGACCGCGAGCGCACCGACGTGCGCAACGCGCCCCGCACCCTCGACGTCGACCTGATCGTCGTCGGTGACCGCCGCAGCCACGAGGACCACCTGCAGCTGCCGCACCCGCGGGCCGCCGAGCGTGCCTTCGTGCTCAAGCCGTGGTTCGACCTCGAGCCCGACGCCTCGATCCCCGACTTCGGCCCGATCGCCGACCTGCTCGCCACGGTCGGCGTCGACGGCCTGACCCTGCGCGAGGACCTCACGCTCGAGCTCGAGTGA